The Perca fluviatilis chromosome 3, GENO_Pfluv_1.0, whole genome shotgun sequence nucleotide sequence TGGCCACTCAATGCTCCAAAAATATTTAGGATGGATTGAATGCAGATGCCAAACTTCCCCatggggattaataaagtataactTAACTTACTCACTGTAGTCAATGTCGAACTTTGCCAGTCCTGCGCCAGTGAAGAAAGACCCTCGTTCCACGTGCACAAAGCACTGTTTGCTCCTCTTCTCACGGATGACCTCCTTTACCCCAGATGCTCCCTGATTCATCAGGTTCCAGCCCCGGATGCAGCCGTCAAGTCGGGGGTTGATCTAATGGATcgatggacacacacactcattacaAGACTGGCTTGGAGCTGATCCAATGTAAATTCTGATATATTCATTTTACTATGTtattaaagtggccatattatgctcattttcaggttcataattgtaatttgagattgtatcagaataggtttacatggtttaattttcaaaaaacaccatacttttgatgtactgcacattgctccagctcctcttttcaccctgttttagcctacagagtgagacctctcaacctctgtaacatctttgttgtcagtcgcacatgcgcagtagctaggtaaggattacatgagctagctagctgtttctccaactttggcctgtacaaggcaggattagccgggagacttcaactaaacgagggcgcacttccaactttgcgtggaatacctgcagaacagggacatgtaagtagttctatacaatttattttgggGCATGCTTTCAGACGACCTCCTTACAGGTTTGATGATGTTGTCAGTGCGGTTGGGCAGACCAGCGATGTAGACCTTGGTTTCCAGTTTGCCGTTAACTGAAGTAAAGAGACTGTCAGGGCTGTTGATGCTCATCACAGCTTCCTTGCTGATCTTCACGCTGATGCTGCTCTCCAGTTCATCCACAGAGATCTGCATGTTTCACATATCATCATAACTCTTTCTCACTGTACTGTGACTCAACCCGGTTTAGCACCAGAGCCTACagttacacacaacacacactttccATCAATTCAGTTTAGCGATTAGCACTTCATGCTACCACTATGTTAACCATAGCGGAACGAGTTGAGTATGTGTAGGGACCTACTGGGCTACAGCTCTTTCTTACCACATGCCACTGTCCATCATTGATGGCTTTACCCCCGCTGGTGACCTTGGATGTGTGCTGGTTTTTGAACTGGATTTCGATCTGTCCGCCTCTTAGCCCCAACATGAACCACGAGTCCTGCGAGGACTCTGCGTACAGCACAACTCCCTCTGGGTCAAATGTACGGAAATCAAACTCTGCTGCAAACCTAACAGCCAGAAAGGGAAAGACAGAAATATGAGTTTACACAGTAATCTGTAATTATGTGCAAATGTAAAAGCATTATACCAATGATTTAGCCCAATCACTTTTCTATGCATTTCCAGGCATTGACAGATTACAGTATTATTACGATCCTTTAAGAAAATAAGTACacttcatttgtgtgtgtgtgtgtgtgtgtgtgtgtgtgtgtgtgtgtgatagaccCTCACTTTGTGTTCTCCGGCAGACGGAAGCGCAGATAGATGACAGGAAGGCCTGCAAACTGCTCCCCCAGGTAAAGCATCTCATTGTGTCTGTGGTCGTACAGCTCCACACAAACAGGGATTCTTTTACAGTACCGCTCATCCTCCGCCAAATGGAGACCCTGACGACCATCACAGTGACACGCATAGCTGCCCACTGTGTTTATACAAGTCCCGTCGCAAACATTCAACTCGCACTCATCTATATCtaaaagacaggaagagaaaaaTGTACAGGCAGTGGTCTTTGGTTCAATGTCTATGGTAGCTTTTTATTCAAAGTGTGTGATTACAAAATGTGTACCATCAGTGGGATTCAAACATACAAAGAAACTGGTTCATTGACTCAGATTTGATTTGTCACCTGTCCAACTATATGACTCTTTGTAGTAAGACAGCAAGAACAAATTGAATTCTCACCGTTGCAGGTCTTGGAAGTGAAGTTATATTTGAAACCCAGGGGACATCGGCACTCATACATGCCCGGCGTGTTGACACATTTAGCCGGTTCTTTACAGAGACTGGGGTACATCAGGCATTCATCTTTATCTGGAAAATAAGCAGTGACAATGGGAAAATGGTCTTGTGAGAATTTGTAATATGAACTGTGCAAATAAACTATATGGAGTTGTTGTGTAATTTTGGTACATGggtgaaaataataaatattacagAAATGACAATAACTACAACCTCTTATTCTTCCATTTTTCATCTGCAAATATTTGCTGCAGTTCCGTTTACACTGTCCAACAAAATAAGCAACTTGAAGATATCACGTGGGGCTTGGGGAAAATGTGAGTGtcatttttgtgttgtgttttctgacattttgttgatgaagaaatgaatgaattcattttaaaatatttgacaGATTAATTGAAAATAATTATGAATTGCAGCTAACTTGAATGCGCCAATAAAAACTAGTCATTCATGTAATGTCTCCTAAATCTCGACAGCCCAtcaaaaaaagggacaaagctAATTTACCAAACTGACTCAGTCCATGTCTGTGAAGACTTTGTACTCAACAAGCCTTAACACACTCAAAGATAAACACTGACTGAACTGCCCACACGGAAAAAGTACAGACAGAAATTAACGAAATGCGACAACAAGCATCTACAAACTATAAGCAAGTTCGAACAGCTCAAATATGTGAGTATGGTCTGTTTACAGCAAAAAGGATGGAACATCTTTTCAGATGTTTAAGCTTTTCACATTCTGTTACATAAGAGGTCACCCCAGGTCAGTCAGCTTTAGAAATAACAAATGGTTCAAGTCCTTGAGGACAACAGCTGGACAACAGAGTTATTGTTATGAAGTGCGAGGGTTCCACCGTCcatatgtttaaataaaaaggagGTATTTATGGAATAATAAACCCCATCGAAACATGTTTGCTTGCTCAGCTGCTTAGTAGCGCTATATGTCCCTCTTTTATGACAGTAAAACAGCTGGATGTCTTCATATATGTAACATAAACCATACAGGacaatcactcacacacacacacacacacacacacacacacacacacacacacacacacacacacacacacacacacacacacacacacacacacacacacacacacacattcagttcATGAAACTGTACTTTTCTGTCCTTTAAATGATTGATAACAGTATTGCAGTTTAGCTACACAAATTGCAACTAAAATAAATGTCTTACCCACGCAGTTGACTTTGTCAGTGATGAAGTAGCCATCTTCACACATGCAGTGGAAACTACCGGGTAAGTTGTAACATTTGTGGTTACATCCCGCTGGAAACTCAGGATCTGAACACTCATCGATGTCTGCCCagtcaacacatcacacaacaaCATTTATCAGCGAGCCAGTTCAATCATTTCAAAAAGTTACATTCATCAAGTCTATTTTATCAAGTACAAaatactgacaaaaaaaacagatagaAGCATATTTAAAAAGCTGAACGGAAATATTTAAAATCCCAAATCATGTATGAGAACTCACCGTCCTCGCAGCGGGGCCCCTTCCAGCCGGGTTTACACTCACAGGTGAAGGAGGCCTGTCCATCCACACAGCTCTTTGTACCCTCCTTGTAGCATGGAGGTGGTGTGCACTGGTTACTGATCTCTGCATGCAACAAACAGTtgtggacacagacacacacacagacacacaccacacacacagaggatggTAATTAAAGCCTTGACAAAATCATTTCACGGGTGGGGATAACCTTTGTTAGCCTATTTCCTTCTACAGTAAAAAGCGCCTCACCTCTCACACAGGTGCGAAGGTCTGAGGGGATAGCATCCGAGTTCTGGTTGCTGATGCCGACACGATGTGAACCCAGACAAGCTGCAACAAAGAGTTTTTCTTGTTTTAGAACAGACTACTACAGGGAAAACAGAACCGATATTAAAAcgtgacaaacaaacacaatacGTTCTGCAAACTTACCAACATATTTGGGGTAGAAGTATTCCTGGAAAAAAACAGGCAAAAGATTGACCAAGAGATGTAAAATTCACATTTAATAATAaggaaagaaagacaaagaaaggaTAACTCTGCAttgcatgttttcatttttctaaaTGATACTGAAAGGAAATTAAATGTTTCAAAGTTTTAGCGTCCGATGGGTCGGACAAAATATGACATCTGAAGATGTCAACTTGAGTTTTGGCAAACTGTgagtggctttttttttttttggtgctattttctgacatgttaTAGTTCAAACAAATAATCAGCAAATTCACCGATAATGAAAAGAATCGTTAGCTGCAGCCATAGTCTGATCTATCACTTgcattttctttcacttttcacGGTTTAACCCATCTCTGACATTTCACTTGTTCTTCTTTCTCATCCCCTTCCAGGGGACTCTGGAACCAGGCTACTTTGCCCTCAGGACACAGCTAACCAGTAAGATCAGGGGTTGCTGCTCTTATCTTACAGTCTCTGGATGGTTCTCAAAGATCTCCCTGGCCTCCTCCTTGTTGCACAGCTCCTCGATGCACTCCCTCTCCAGGTTGCCCTTCTTGCTCTCCTCAAACAGAGAGTTGGCTCTCTTGTGCCTGCTCAGGAACTGGGAGGCTGTGTTATGGTTCAGGACTGAGATACAAagacatgtaaacacacacacacacacacaaacacaaacacacacacacacacacacacacacacacacacacacacacacacacacacacacacacacttaaaaatatAGTAAAGCTATCTTTTCATTATCAGCGTTTGCTATCACAACAACCAGAACTGAAGCCTATTTACTGTGCAGTGATACTCTCACATGTGTGATTAATACAACCAGGCATATGCAGCTACATTATAATAACACATGACTGATCCCAGCAGGAATTCAGGTCTTCATGACAGATGGTTGATGTGGCCGGTGCCTGCATGCACGGACAAAGTGTGTATAAACCAAATGATTCTTCTGTGAattggcttgaaaaaaaaaaaaaaaaaaaggtcattgCGAAACCGTTATTTCCCAGAAACCCCTAACAAGCAGCTCGTGTTGTCCAAGCATTGTTTCACGGTGTGGAATCACGACCCCTTACACTTTATTTGTTTGACTTGAAAAGTTATAAAAGTCCTAAAACCGTTCCCAACTTGTCACGTCCAGGCTGAAAGCCGCTTTCAATCTGAGGCACTGACACTAAATAAACTGTAACCGGCTATTCCGTGAATTACTTTACTACGTAGGGTTCAAAATGCGAACCGCAAAAACCCAAACACTTGCATACTTACATCGATGAGCATCGACGAGCGTCACGAGAAATACGAGACAAGCCAAGGATTCCCCTAGTGCCTGTTTCTTTCTCCACATAGTCAAGCCGTTCTTCCTGCTAGGCCACGGTTTGGCTCAGAGTTAAAACTGGCTGCTGAGCACAGAAAAACTTTATTCTTCCCGAAAGTGTTTTCGTAGAGACGGGGGGAGTGTAGGAGGCTGCCAGGAGGGGTCTGAGCGGAGGCAGCTAGGGAGCGCtgcacaccacaccacacacactgcccccgcacatacacacacacacacaacacacacacacacacacacacacacacacacacacacacacacactttaggcATGTTGCTGCGTTGAGTGGCTCCCGGTTGAAATAAGCCAGAGAAAATGGTCTCTGAGTAAGTTTTGTATGTTTTCTAGTTCATTTTTATTATCTTGTCATGCAAGGTGTTTAGTAGCATCCAGCTCGTAACACTAGCTAAGTAATGAGGACAGAAACGTTAAAGTCACACAACAAACTACAGGCCTGGCATACAGCCAACCGCCATAAttacactacatttatttgacaactTTAGCTATATATACTAGCAGTGGTAGAAAATTAAGTCCGTTTACTCAAGTTCTGCAGGCCTACTAAAGCTGCAGTGGTAGCGAGCTACCTCTCCTCTGCCCGCAGtgctccctctcccctcttcgTCGCCCGGTCAATCCATGCGCAGAACAtacagaacagccaataggaacgcgctctctctctgaaatgacgtGTGATTGGGCAAAGTCCGACGGCTAGATTTTCTGAAAACAACGGCGCTGCTACAGTCTATGCTGAAAACCTGAAAACAAGCggaggtgcagaagtctagttttctctcagaccacttgaattacaacaTTCTGAAATAtgattatgtatatatattttttcaaaataaagtgcCTACCACAGCTTGAAATACAGTTTTGAGGTAGGCCTactt carries:
- the pros1 gene encoding vitamin K-dependent protein S isoform X2 — its product is MWRKKQALGESLACLVFLVTLVDAHRFLNHNTASQFLSRHKRANSLFEESKKGNLERECIEELCNKEEAREIFENHPETEYFYPKYVACLGSHRVGISNQNSDAIPSDLRTCVREISNQCTPPPCYKEGTKSCVDGQASFTCECKPGWKGPRCEDDIDECSDPEFPAGCNHKCYNLPGSFHCMCEDGYFITDKVNCVDKDECLMYPSLCKEPAKCVNTPGMYECRCPLGFKYNFTSKTCNDIDECELNVCDGTCINTVGSYACHCDGRQGLHLAEDERYCKRIPVCVELYDHRHNEMLYLGEQFAGLPVIYLRFRLPENTKFAAEFDFRTFDPEGVVLYAESSQDSWFMLGLRGGQIEIQFKNQHTSKVTSGGKAINDGQWHVISVDELESSISVKISKEAVMSINSPDSLFTSVNGKLETKVYIAGLPNRTDNIIKPINPRLDGCIRGWNLMNQGASGVKEVIREKRSKQCFVHVERGSFFTGAGLAKFDIDYSE
- the pros1 gene encoding vitamin K-dependent protein S isoform X1, producing the protein MWRKKQALGESLACLVFLVTLVDAHRFLNHNTASQFLSRHKRANSLFEESKKGNLERECIEELCNKEEAREIFENHPETEYFYPKYVACLGSHRVGISNQNSDAIPSDLRTCVREISNQCTPPPCYKEGTKSCVDGQASFTCECKPGWKGPRCEDDIDECSDPEFPAGCNHKCYNLPGSFHCMCEDGYFITDKVNCVDKDECLMYPSLCKEPAKCVNTPGMYECRCPLGFKYNFTSKTCNDIDECELNVCDGTCINTVGSYACHCDGRQGLHLAEDERYCKRIPVCVELYDHRHNEMLYLGEQFAGLPVIYLRFRLPENTKFAAEFDFRTFDPEGVVLYAESSQDSWFMLGLRGGQIEIQFKNQHTSKVTSGGKAINDGQWHVISVDELESSISVKISKEAVMSINSPDSLFTSVNGKLETKVYIAGLPNRTDNIIKPINPRLDGCIRGWNLMNQGASGVKEVIREKRSKQCFVHVERGSFFTGAGLAKFDIDYSDSGSWNVDIKMNIRPSSSTGVLFALVQNNMVPLSVAVVTQGEDANLQVFLDGVSVATLDSLMLCYPDRMTVQLNVTPKEIQISANTSTVTYMRSDALWDALKHLNSTMQNPISTYIGGIPVDVPLPATPVTAFYHGCMDITINGQQLDFDMALSKHNSIKSHSCPPVSAPERYPDAPFPHRK